A stretch of the Arthrobacter stackebrandtii genome encodes the following:
- a CDS encoding sugar ABC transporter substrate-binding protein produces MKIATMKTVAAGAALLLTMGVLAGCSNGAQNSSGTSSENAATAQIGLLLPDSVTARYESADKPYFEAKVKELCPDCKVLYANADGDAAKQQQQAESMLTQGVKVLVLDPFDGEAAAAVVAEAKAKNVPVISYDRLINSADLSYYISFDNEKVGELQATALVDKLKADGVAPGDGGILMVNGSPTDNNASQFKSGAHKIIDASGYKVLAEFDTPGWEPAKAQDWVAGQLTQFKGQIKGVYAANDGVGGAAIAAMKGAGVSPLPPVTGQDAELAGIQRILAGDQYMTVYKALKPEAEKAAELAIDLTKGSSPKGDVTVKTKGGADIQSFLLTPVAVTVDTIESTVVKDGFYTVAQICTADYKEACDKAGIK; encoded by the coding sequence ATGAAGATCGCCACGATGAAAACAGTTGCCGCCGGCGCGGCCTTGCTGCTGACAATGGGGGTCCTGGCCGGGTGTTCCAACGGGGCCCAAAACTCCTCCGGCACAAGCTCCGAGAATGCCGCCACCGCCCAGATTGGTCTCCTCCTGCCGGATTCGGTCACTGCCCGGTATGAAAGTGCCGACAAGCCCTACTTCGAAGCCAAGGTCAAGGAGCTCTGCCCCGACTGCAAGGTGCTCTATGCCAATGCCGACGGCGACGCGGCCAAGCAGCAGCAGCAGGCCGAGTCGATGCTGACCCAGGGCGTGAAGGTCCTGGTCCTGGACCCCTTCGACGGTGAGGCCGCGGCCGCGGTCGTCGCCGAGGCGAAGGCAAAGAACGTCCCCGTCATCTCCTACGACCGCCTGATCAACAGTGCCGACCTCAGCTACTACATCTCCTTCGACAATGAAAAGGTGGGCGAACTGCAGGCCACTGCGCTCGTCGACAAGCTCAAGGCTGACGGGGTGGCGCCCGGCGACGGCGGCATCCTCATGGTCAACGGTTCGCCAACAGACAACAACGCCAGCCAGTTCAAGTCAGGCGCCCACAAGATCATTGACGCCAGCGGCTACAAGGTTCTCGCCGAGTTTGACACGCCAGGGTGGGAGCCCGCCAAGGCCCAGGACTGGGTGGCGGGCCAGCTGACCCAGTTCAAGGGCCAGATCAAGGGTGTCTATGCAGCCAACGACGGTGTCGGCGGTGCTGCGATCGCAGCCATGAAGGGTGCCGGCGTTTCACCGCTTCCCCCTGTCACCGGCCAGGACGCAGAGCTGGCAGGCATTCAGCGGATTCTCGCCGGGGACCAGTACATGACCGTCTACAAGGCGCTCAAGCCGGAAGCTGAGAAGGCTGCCGAGCTCGCCATCGACCTGACCAAGGGAAGCTCGCCCAAGGGTGATGTCACGGTGAAGACCAAGGGCGGTGCTGACATCCAGTCGTTCCTGCTGACCCCGGTCGCCGTCACGGTCGACACGATTGAGTCCACGGTGGTGAAGGACGGGTTCTACACGGTGGCCCAAATCTGCACCGCGGACTACAAGGAAGCCTGCGACAAGGCCGGCATCAAGTAG